DNA sequence from the Physeter macrocephalus isolate SW-GA unplaced genomic scaffold, ASM283717v5 random_1810, whole genome shotgun sequence genome:
TCAGGGATCTTTTTCCTCAAGTATAGGTGTTTCTGTGATCTCAAAGCTTAATAGAAATAATGGAATTGTAAagtcattatttttgttattgataaTAACAAATTaagaattctctttgcttttcttttgagaATCTAACAGCCCTTCACAGACTGCCATGTGATACCATCCCTGTTTAGGAGTCAGGATAACCAAGGCACACACTGGATAAGTGGCTCAACACGTCTGTGGCCAGAGTCACAGGGACTGTGGCCAATGCCAGAGAATAGCCCCATGAATTTATACTCTCAGATATTCTCTTCCCAGCTCAATGATCCAACCCTGGCTATCCCCAAACTGCAATACCCCATCATGtacttttgattctttttccaAAAGTAACAGGTCAAGACGGTGAGCAGGATGGCAGTGCAGGTGCCTGCAGAGATGCCCACTTTCAGCCAGAAGTCTATCGTTTTGCAGATGGTGACTCTCTGCTCAGGCAGGGAGATGCCACTCGAGCACAGCTTTGGTTCTCGCCACACAAAAGTAGTCTTCTATCAGGGAGAAAACCAAGGAACTCAGATATCACGTTCCCTTGTCTCCTGGGGAGTCCCCAAGTAGAGACACCTACCTGGATCCCGGCTACGCAGCTGCTGACGATAGCGTGGTAGTCAGCAGCCGAGCAGAGTGGGCAAGCGGCCCTGCTCTCCCACAGGAAGTGGAAGTTACAGCCATCGCAGGTCCCATCGGAGCACGTGCTAGCAGAGCAGAAAGGAGACATGAGCGCACACTTGCAGGACTGCTGGGAAGATCTGGCTGGAGTCCTGTCATCTCATAACTTGCCTGACCTGTCCTCTCCTTGCCAAACTGTTAGCTCCATCAGGATCCTTCCAACTAGTCCTTAACCCAGGTTTTGCTCTCcgatttccctgatgataagaGGCCTTTCCGGCCTTCACCAGGGCTCCCACCCTCTGCCCGTTTGTTCCTGCTGACATCCGATGAGAACTAATGTAAGCCATCTGAGCTCTAGCATGGCTGCCCAACTAACCCCTCAGAAGCTCCCGTCCAACCCATGGACATGTGACATTTTGCAAAAGTCACATGCAGCTTCCTgcagagggtggaggtggggggcagggttcAGAAATGAACTTCAGGTCACTGCAATCTGCAGTGTACTTCACTGTAACGTTTGCAACAAGAACAGTGATCTTACATTTTGACACCACTGCTGGGTCAAAATGTGCTGCTTGGCTCCCCATCTCCCTGATCAGTTGTTGTCTAGGAGCAGTATTTCCCAAACCATCTTCCTCAAGACTGGTACCCCTCAAGATGTTAGTGTTATGTGAAAAAAAGGAAGGTTGGCGGGGGAAGGGTACTGTAATCAAATTAGTTCAGGAGTCCTCAATTTAGTGCACTCAGCTGTTAAACTCAGAATAGGGTCTTCCAGTTGTAGAGAGATTCCTAGGATTCCCTAAACCTTTACTAATCCTAATGATAATAGGAAGTAACCACATCTGGGGAAGACATCTGGGGAAGTCCTCAAgtctcatctcatttaattctcataacagccCCGTGAGGGAAtttattactatccccattttacaaataaggaagaaGAGGCCTAGAGAAGATAAGAACTGTATCCATAACAGAGCTGGTAAGTGGAGGAGGGGAATCGAATCTGGCTCTCAGCCCCAGCAGTTCGTCACTTTGCTAGGCAGCTGCTCCCATAATGGTCTGGGAGTGTAAGGGTCGCTTTGACTCTCCCTTCTGCTCCATTCTTGACATCTAAAGACTGAGGGTTTGGAGCCATGACTGTGTCCCCAAGAACCCATTAATGGATCTCACATGGTTTGCTCTTTTGCTCTTTTGCAGTACTCTTTGTTTGGTTCTTGGGACGTTATGAGGCCACAGGAGGGAGACTTTGTTACATCCCTTTACCTTGGCAGCGACAGACTTCCAGGAGCAGGTTTCAGCAGACTGCATCTGACGCGGATGGTGGTTGATCTCCCAGAACTGCAGGACTGGGTCACATCATTGGACCTGCAGAGAAAGCAGCCCCCATGGGGGAACGAGTCACTCATCTGTGTCATTGGAGAGCCATTAAGTAAAGTCAACATGGAACAGTTCCGTCACTGGGGAAGTGTGGACTTGGGGCTGTGGCCTGACACACAGGAGAGTGTTGGGGTCAGGGAGATCTGATCAAGGGGAAATGCACTGGACTAGGAAAGGCTAGCAGATGCACAACACTGGAGGCTCCCTTAGGCAGGAAAGGTAGTCCGCCCCAGGTCATCCAGTATTCCTCCCTGCCACCAGGGGCAGACCTGCCCCAGGAATACCCAAGAAGCTAGGATGGGGAAATCCCAGCCTTTAGTGCTCATTGCTGGGCCGGTCTGTTAAGTAGTAGTAGGTGGCTAGAGAGGGAGGGACACCACAGAGATTGCGGAGGAGCCCTGGGTTTCACTTGCATTAGCCTGGCCTCTCATTTTCACCTATAAAAGAAGATCACGTCCGGTATTCCCAAGGGCTCCGGGTGGAAAAGTTCAGCTGGGGAGGTGATTCCGTCCAGAGTCATATCTGTTGTCACCCCTGCCAAATTAGAGTTCCTAATTAGTCCTCACTAGTAGCTTTTAGCTGGCAACCACTTCTGTTCTTTCAATACCTGTCCATTCCACCTTCCTTCATCTCATCACATCCTTGAGTGGCTCATGAAAGGGTGAACCAAAGGTTTGTCAGTGGCCCCAGGGGCATTTCGTACCCGAGGATGGAATAGGAAACAGAGATCAGGAGGTTGGGCCCCTCACCTGGGGCCTTTTACCTCCGAGCCTGGTAGGCTCACTCTCTCTTACACAGACACGCTCAGACAGGCGAGAGCAACTGTGTTACTCACCGATAAGCCGATCTGCGAGGCTAACAGGCTGCGAGGACACTCCGGCCTTGTAGCCTGTCACCTCCGGGGGAATGATGACCGCCTGGCACACGTAGGCTGTGATGGATTTGGAGAAACCTGACTCACCCTCAGGAATCCGGAGGTCAGTGACATTGTCGGTGCACACGGACATTTTCTTACCCTGGGCAGGGGATGTGGGGAGGAAGTGGGAGGGAATGAGTGATCACAGAAGAACTCCCAAAACAGAACAGGGAACAGTTTTTCCGTGTCTAAAATTTCAACCTTCTAAGAGTGTGTTGCAGTGGAACGATTCATCCCAGTTCTAATTAcaagacagattttaaaagataaaaaagttcAGAATAAGGCCTAGGTGTCCTAGTTTCCGGAACTCTGGCTCAGGGATCCCCAGTCTTTTGTTTCCTTGGAGTCACCTGGGAGCCCTATATGTGCAGCGTTGTGAAGGTGGCAACTGATTTGGAGATCTAATCTACCAGCCCACCAGTTAAGGGCCTTCCTTATCCTAGTCAGTTTTCTAGGCAGATACTGAAATGTGTAACTAATCCCATGAAATTTATCTGGACCTCTGGCCTGCTTCCCATTCCCTTTCTGTGTCTTCCTTGGAGCTGTGATTCTACCATACTTACTTTGGAAGCACCTTCCAGAGTGTCCTGGGAGTTAAAACAGACCCCATAAACAGCCCTCTCCCTGCCTTGAGGTAGGACATCTTAGGATCTACTGGACcctattccattaaaaaatatttatcaacagAAGAAAGATTGCTTCTCCTCCAGTCTTTAACAACCCATACTGTATAGAATAGAACTCTGGAAGATGGAGGGAATTGAAACTCCTTCCTCGAGATTTTGTAATAGAAGAGATATTGAGATagtgttcctttaaaaattcttcaaatttatggaatatgaatatataacatttttgctAATATAAgatcatttattcaatattttaaatttaagtggACCAAGCATTTAGAATGTAGGATTTTCAATATGATAAATGTTATTACAAATAGAGCTAAGTTGCTAAATCTGTTATCTCAGTTTATTTTCAAGATTGTAAGAAATAGGTAAAGAacatgagaacagaaaggaaccCTTAGATTATATAAGAATAAgggagcaaagaaaagaaaactcacagaCTCCAAattcccatcttctctctcccaacTCACTGACTGAAACTTTTGCTGCATGGGGCTTgctttaatcagtttcaattccTGAGTTATCACTGTCACTTCTGAGGCTTTAACTTCTTCAAAGACTTCTTAAAAACAAGATCGAGACATCTGTCTCTAATCTTTCACAGATTAGTTTATTTCTTGGCATGTTCTCTCTATAAACACAAATCAACTTTTTTGCATGCTGCAGAAGATGGGTAGAAGCTGTGTGGTATAAAGGCCTAACCTCCACACACAGTCACAGACTAAATGCTCAAGACGCTTTTTATTTTGCAACATTTGAAATTAACTTTCCAACCGCTAATCCTGGCTTGCTTGTAATTTAGTCAAGTGCAGTGGTGGTGTGATTACCCTTTACATTTCTGCCTTTGAATTTTGCatccaaaatattttcagcagCCTGAAATGCTGATGGTAACATGTACTGTCAGCAAAGATACATGTAGATGAAATAaagagtaatttattttattcagccTCTAGAAAACGAAAGGCAATTGTCATGATTACTgaagactgcttttttttttttttttttttttttgcggtacgcgggactctcactcttgtggcctctctcgttgcggagcacaggctccgcggccgtggctcaccggcctagccgctctacggcatgtgggatattcccagaccggggcacgaacccgtgtcccttgcatcggcaggcggactctcaaccactgtgccaccagggaagccctgaagactgctttttaaggaaaaaatcttTCTCctgcatagttttttttttttaattgaagtatagttgatgtatgtGCATAGTTTTTATATAATCATCTTGAGGGAATAAAGGTCAGGGAGGAGTAAATGtacaccttattttattttattttaattttaaaaaaaatttaaaaattttttcgggggctttcctggtggcacagtggttgagagtccgcctgctgatgcaggggacatgggttcgtgccccggtccgggaagatcccacatgccgcggagcggctgggtccgtgagccatggccactgagcctgcgcgtccggagcctgcgctccgcaacgggagaggccacaacagtgagaggcccgcgtaccgcaaaaaaaaaaaaaaatttccggctgcaccgcacggcttgtgggatttcagttccccaaccagggatggaacccgggccctggcagtgaaagcacggagtcctaaccactggactgccagggaattccctacatctTATTTTAAACACGTTCATTTTCCTAAATGTTTATAGTCCAGATGATTTGATTTTAGAGGAGAAAGTCCTCCGGGAgaataataatcatttaaaaacctTTGAATCTCCCCAATCCTCTGCAATCTGAAACTCCCGTGTCCTCTGGCCTCTGATCCGCTGGAGCCCCCTTTCCGTTCTCACATGGTCAGTACCTGCACAGCTTACCTGGTTTCCGCAGAGACTGAGGGTAAAGTGGTGGAAATATTTCAGCCCTTTGGAAGTGAAGCTTGGCCCTCCAGCCAGAGAGACGGTGTTTTCCAAAGCCAAGAAGTTGTAGTCAAAAGTCCTGGTCGGAGTGCTGACTGAGAAGGTACAGTCATTGTAGCACAGGGAGTGAATCTGAGGGGAAAGGGGTCCGTCAGGCCGGCTGCGCAGGCGGGGCCTTGAGGAGGCCCCACGGAGAGTGGCAGTCACTCTCCCCAGCCTGGTCCAGCCCACGCAGGGTGAGAGAAGAGGAAGTATGGATTAGGGGTGGGCTTTAAAAGATGCGAAACAGGGGCTAGTGTGGTTTATGTACATCTTGCCATTCAATTATTAGCACATATATGATGTACCAACCCAAACCTCTTATTTTTCAGTAGGTAGTTGGGTCAGATTCTGTAGCCTTGTTCCTATGCCTAGATTATAAAACTCTCTCAAGACACGAGATAGCCCTTCTTACTTTCAAGCAAAAGACAACAAGGTGCTAACTGGAAGAAGGGTGTCCAAGAATGGCAGAAGAGAAGCTACAAGCCtggtccccctcccccatttaaaACTCACGGAACCCCAGATTACTTTTTCCCAGGCTCTCTGTAGGAAACTGAGCCATAAACCCCTTTCTTGCTCATTTTAAGGCCCCCAGGCAGCAGCGGCCTTACACAACTGTCAATCCCTCCCATAGCAGCAGAGGAAGCCCTGGGGGAGGAATTTTGTGGCAAAAGTCCAGGGTGCCCCAAAGAGGTTGCCAGGGGTCTGCAGAATTGATGCACTTATTGCACAGCTAAACTAAGCAGCATCTGCAGACTGTGTAAACAATGTCTCACAAATGTGTGTCCATGTGGTTGTGATTAGTAAAATTCAAGTTCACTTAAAAGCATTAATGAATAACTAAGAGCTTTTGGTCATAGTATTTTCTTAGATTCAGGAAGTGCATGGGGGAAACAGCACTGCTGCTCCCCTTTAGAAGAAACCCCTGGGAAAGGAGACAGCAATATGCCAATTAACCATATGTCCCAGCAAAGGTGGGTTACCCTCCCCACAAAGAGGAGGCAAATTCCCATGATAACAGGCTGGACTGAAGTAGGCTGAATTTGAGCCACAAGTCCCACTACTCCTTCCCTTCAGGTCTCTGCACAGATGTCAAATAACCCTCTGGACCAGATGGTCACAGATCTCCCTTACCTATCCCCTGAAGATGAGACTCGCTCATGACTGAAGCCCAGACCCTGAAAACCAACCACTACAGCTAAGAGCTCTCCATCTATGGTCATAGCCTGGATGGGTATCCTCTAGGACGCCAACCTGGGAGTATACTAGGGGGAGTCCTTGGGTATCAGCCCCTCAAGAACCCCACCCAGGACCCGGCACCTTCTGAGGTGGCCCATTCAGAGGGCCAAGGTTAGGATGCACGGCCAACTGCTGGCACCTTGTTGCTCTTGGTTCCTGGACCACAGGTCATGCAGGCCTGGGCGCCATAAGGCTGGTGGGCTTTCAGGATTGTGTTAGGGGGGCAGGAGCGGCAGGTTCCTGAATCCCGATCAATATAGTAGCCAGCAGGACAAGAGGTGCAGGAGGAGCCTATGTCAGAGGCTTCCAGGGCACAAGGACGGCAGTAGGAAGCCACGCCATCCATGACATTGGTGACATTGATGGAGTAGATCTTGGCGACGTCATTGGTGTACTTTCTTCCCTGGAAACAGAGACAAGAGGAGAGTGGGCCAAGTCCTGAGCAGTAGCAATTGAGTGCTCCAGAAATAAGAGTAAGAGTatgacttaatattttttatcccGTGATACCTGAGAAAAATCTTTAGAAACATCCTATTCTTTTTACTCACTTAACAGTAactctttatgtattttgtgtcattttaaaataagactgaACAATTTAAAtgacatatacaaatattaagtACCGTGGGGAAATATGCAGTAGGTgctcatatttttcaaaaaagcagtttttttccttataaaagaaaaagtatttgtaGAGAAATAAAGACTGTATAGGAGATACTTCATATGTTAACTGGGTTATCTCTGGGTAGTAGGATTATGggggattttcttctttttgcttatttctatCTTTTACGTTTTCTTGCAATGAACCTACATTATTTTGAgttaagaaaatacaacaaaaccagagttattcttattaaaaacaaGAGCAGGACCGAACAGGGTATACCAGGTCAGGAACCACACATGTCGTCAGGGCAGGTCTGCTGAGGAGGGACAGGTAATTTTAGGAGTTTACAGTGTCATTTCCCCCTGGAAGTCATTTGGACAAGGCTAGGTGCTCCTCAGGGGCTGGAATAGGCGTTCTTTGCTTGACTCCTTAGGAGTCTTCTAATCCCTGGATTCTGAAGCTCAACCTCATACTTAAGCTAATACAGGAATCCTTCCAGGTTCAGAGGTCTCTTCTGGGCTCTGAGCATCTGAGTAAGGGGAGGAGCTTACTGTCTCATGAAAAGTGGTTCTCTGGAAGGCCCAGGTGAAGCTCATGGTAGCGTTCTCCTCAATGATGTAGGTATAGGACTGTTTGCCTTTGGAACCTCTCCACGTCTCCACGGGACTGTTGGTCCTAGAATTCATACCCTGAACCCAAGACAGATAAGTGAAGAAGCCATGATGGCTGGGTGGCTGGTGGGGAGAGGATGCCCATACCGCTGCCATCCTGGGGGCCATCACAGTGGGTTAGACCCATATTAAATGGTGCAGTCCCTGACAGAGAGTCAGGCCCTTCCTCTGCAAAATCACCGTAAGCCAGGGTGTCAGTTATGTTGATACCCCGACAGGGCAGAGGGGCCAACCCTCCCAATGGTCCTTGGAAGCCCCAAAGCgggcaaagaaaggaaaacttacCACCATGAAGTAGAGCTCGCAGTTTGCAGAACAGATGGTCTCAAAGACAAACGTGATCCTGGCCACCTCTTTATTCTCTGTGTCTGCCATCACTGACTGTGGAGGTCTGTGGGACAGAAATCAAAAGTCGGTTCCAGAGGCAGACAGTGCTTATTGAAGAGCCCCGATGTCAGCAAAGGGTCTGCTGGGGGACAGGATTAAGTTCTGAGTATGTTGGAAAGAGCGCAGACTAAGTCCAATTCTGCCACCCTAGATGTGTGAACTTGACCTAGACAAActgtagtttcctcatctgtaaaacggaggtaataatctttcttaatttacCTCCCATCATTGTGGTAAGATCCGAAGGCATAACACATGTGGAAGTGCTTTGTAAAATGCTGTATAGCCTCACAAGCAGAGTGTGGtctccagacccactgaatcagaatctgtgcATTAACACgattcccaggtgattcatatgcacgttaaagtttgagaagcatcaCTATCATAAGATGTCAATTGTCTGCATTCGCTCAGCAGCTCTCTCCCAGGGATAGTGGGGGTTTTGCCAGGATCGAATTAGCAGGTACTTCAACTTGTTTCTTTAACAAGGTTCTCAGGCTGgtccttctttggagaaagagaCAGCCATGCCTGATGGGTGGGGATGGTGCGGGGGGGATGAGTAGGGTGAGGAAGTGCTTTTACTGCTATAATCATATTTGCAGATTGAAAAGTACTTTGGGGAGTGTTACCTCCCAAAAGTCTAAAAAGTTTGCTTACCTCATAAACATGGGATATAGATGTTCGGCTCTGAGTAATGTAAATTAAGGGAAGGGAAACCTTTTGAGCAACCACTGTGGCTGAGCACTGGGCCAGGGATAAAAAGGAGGGAGCTTGAAGGAGGGAATGGGGAAGCCAAATTTGCAACCGGGACGCCGATTCAGTTGTTCCCCGTGACCTCTAAAGCACATATAGGAAGAAGAGTTCACTTTGGCTTTGGAAATCCATTTATGGCTTTTCTTTTGGCTTTGGCCATTTGCTTGAATTCTGAGGACCTCCAGTTCCCAGATCCTCCCTACACAGTGGTGCTAACCGATGGGCTAGAAGAATCATCTCAATCTGAGTTAGTCCAAAATCACAGACTGTCAATCCCTCttgttttacagacaaggagCCTAAAGCCTACAGGGGCACAATGGCTTTCCCAAGTTCACCTAaccagtaagtggcaaagctcAAGTGCCCTATCTTCCAGTCCCGTGTTCTTTGCATCGTACCACcctgcctgtatttttttttttttttttttttttcagcacgcgggcctctcactgttgtggcctctcctgttgcggagcacaggctcctgacgtgcaggcccagcggccacggctcacgggcccagccgctccgcggcatgtgggatcttcccggacgggggcacgaacccgcgtcccctgcatcgggccatggctcatgggcccagccgctccgcggcatgtggaatcttcccggaccggggcacaaacccgcgtcccctgcatcggcaggtggactctcaaccactgcgccaccagggaagcccctgtattttttttaatggcaaaaaaatTGCTTATTATCCTAGGTCTTCTTGGGATGTGGGGATAAATATAATAAGAACAATCCCTCCCAATCTTCTTGCCCCAAATAAAGATGAACTGTCTATGGGCACCTCTGGCCCtatttttttacaggtttttaaaatcttatctgATGCTATGAGGAGATGGAATTCAAGTAGCATGTGGCCAAATGATGGGAGAAGCTAGACGGGATGAGAGAGCAGTAGGTAATCAGCATGGGCAGCAACTAAGAATGAGTGTTAGCATTCAGGTTAACTTTATCAGACCATAACCATGATCTCCTCTGTTCTGAACTGACACTTCCACAAGCCAGAAGCCCTCTCCTCTACAACACTCCTAGCTATGTGGGACTTGGATGTGGCCAAGGGTGGTGTGGGCTTCCCTTTAGCTTTGTACTCCTCACCTAAATCCTGGCACAACCAGGGTGAGAATCATGAAGTCATTGTCTGAGGCTCCAACAGCTGTATAAATGTGATCACCAGCCACCTCCCAGCctggaaaaggagagggaagagttaATGCCCCGTGGTCTTGGGTGCAGGGCAAATGTGCACCCAGATGACACTCTGGAAGAGAGAGAACACCATCCTTTGAGGCGTTCAGAATCACCGCCAAACAAACCATGTTACTTGTCTGGCTACCTTGGTCAAAGTCTCTGAAACTCTCAGAGGACAGCCTTTGGAGTGTGTACACATTGTTTCTAGTTGTGTTTCTGTCTCTAAAACAAAGGCTTGGCAGAATATATGTTATATGTCCATGGGCAGTGAAGCATGCAAGGGAGTGCATGGCATGATTAGCTCATTTTTCTCCAGACATCCCTATTATGAAGAAACGTGAGGTGGGAAGAGCCCCTGTGGCAGTGCAGCGAGCTGAAAGCTCACAGTCAGGAAGGAGGCAGTTACCTGTCATGCCCTTGTACTCAAAGTTGATCCCACTGAGGACGGTCGTTTCCATGTTCGTGGGCAGCGTGTTCCACCATTTGTATTCGAATCCCACGGCAGGTTCGGTCCCCGCTGGGCAGTGGCTACAATCTGGGGGAGCCGTAAGATCCACGCATTCAGCAGGAAGGCCACAGCCACCCTTACTGGAGCTGCTGTCACACAGACAAGTGGCAACAGGGGTGGGCAGCCCAACAAGAGTGGTGCTGAGCCCCGTTGCACCGTGACATCAAGCTGACTTGAAAGCATTCTGACAATGTACTTAACAAACTCAGGGTGTAAACACTGACCCTTCATTCTCATATTCCAGTTAGGCTACTGGCCCgtcaaattattcattttaaagctTAAACATATCCTCTGGTCTGATACATATAGTTAATGTTATTAGTCACATTGTTATCCTCAAATGCCTTCACATTAATAGGTATACAAATCCCCCCAACTCCTTTTTTGCAGAGTGGCTTACAAATTCTGATTGTGTCAATGTGGC
Encoded proteins:
- the ELAPOR1 gene encoding endosome/lysosome-associated apoptosis and autophagy regulator 1 codes for the protein HREQVVKSSAFLTSNICPCVCHLEKGSSTCRVRPACTDKDYFYTHTACDASGETQLMYKWAQPKICSEDLEGAVKLPASGMKTRCPPCNPGFFKTNSSTCEPCPYGSYSNGSDCSHCPAGTEPAVGFEYKWWNTLPTNMETTVLSGINFEYKGMTGWEVAGDHIYTAVGASDNDFMILTLVVPGFRPPQSVMADTENKEVARITFVFETICSANCELYFMVGMNSRTNSPVETWRGSKGKQSYTYIIEENATMSFTWAFQRTTFHETGRKYTNDVAKIYSINVTNVMDGVASYCRPCALEASDIGSSCTSCPAGYYIDRDSGTCRSCPPNTILKAHQPYGAQACMTCGPGTKSNKIHSLCYNDCTFSVSTPTRTFDYNFLALENTVSLAGGPSFTSKGLKYFHHFTLSLCGNQGKKMSVCTDNVTDLRIPEGESGFSKSITAYVCQAVIIPPEVTGYKAGVSSQPVSLADRLIGVTTDMTLDGITSPAELFHPEPLGIPDVIFFYRSNDVTQSCSSGRSTTIRVRCSLLKPAPGSLSLPSTCSDGTCDGCNFHFLWESRAACPLCSAADYHAIVSSCVAGIQKTTFVWREPKLCSSGISLPEQRVTICKTIDFWLKVGISAGTCTAILLTVLTCYFWKKNQKLEYKYSKLVMNATLKDCDLPAADSCAIMEGEDVEDDLIFTSKKSLFGKIRSFTSKRTPDGFDSVPLKTSSGGPDMDL